GTACTGGTTAAATTCTTGATAAAAGTACATTGCTAGCGTATAAAAATCGGGTATAGTTACCACTCGGTCTTTCATTAAGTCAATTACTCGGCTAATGTATTCATCAGAAAAGCCACTTACATTATGGTCAGAAAGTGTTTGTTTGACTAAGGGAAGTAACTTTTGTGTATCTGTATTACGGATATAAACACCATTGAACCATTTTACTTTTTCAGCATCAAACTTTGCACCTGACTTACCGATACGCTCTAGGCTAAAAGCTTGAATAAGTTCTTGCATAGAAAAAATTTCTTGGTCTGTACCAGGGTTCCAACCTAAAAGCGCTAAAAAATTAACAACGGCTTCGGGCAAAAAGCCAGCTTCTCGGTAACCTAAATAATCCTCACCTGTGGTAGGGTCATGCCAAGATATGGGAAAAGTTAAGATGCCCCCACTTTCGCGTTTTTTAAGTTTGCCATTACCATCGGGGCGTAAAATAAGGGGTAAGTGGGCAAACTTGGGCATAACTTCTTCCCAACCTAAATAGCGGTACAGTAAAACATGCAAAGGTGCCGAAGGTAGCCATTCCTCACCACGTATAACATGAGTAATTTGCATAAGATAGTCATCTACTACATTAGCCAAATGGTAGGTAGGCATGCCATCAGACTTCAAAAGTACTTTATCATCAATTTGATGACTTTGAACTACTATCCAACCACGAATTTCGTCATAAAAACGTATTTCTTCTTTGCGAGGTACTTTTAGCCGAATTACATAAGGTTCTCCGTTTGCAATACGGGCTTTGACTTCATCAGCAGGTAGTGTGAGAGAGTTTTTCATAGTATTACGAGTAATGCTATTGTATTGTGGGGATGCTACTTTGGCAGCTTTTAGGCGTTCACGCATTTGCTCTAACTCTTCGGGCGTATCAAAAGCATAGTAGGCATATCCTTTTTCTACTAAGGCTTCGGCATATTGTCTGTACATGTCTTTGCGTTCAGACTGTCTATAAGGCGCATGGGGACCTCCAACATGAGTACCTTCATCAAAAGTAATTCCTAACCAAGCTAAACTTTCAATAATGTACTCTTCTGCACCTTCTACAAAGCGAGTTTGGTCAGTATCTTCGATGCGAAGAATAAAATCTCCCCCGTGTTTTTTAGCAAAGAGATAGTTGTACAGTGCTGTACGAACACCACCAATGTGTAATCCCCCTGTGGGACTAGGCGCAAAACGAACTCTGACTTTTTTATTCATGGCACAAAGTTAAGTCATTTACTTAACATTACTAACTGTAATAGAGTTTTAAGCAAAAAGAAAAGGATTGATATTTTTCGTATTTTTGCTTGCAATGGAAAATACACAGAAACTCATTCCTGTTACGATAGAGGATGAAATGAAGTCTGCGTACATCAGCTATGCAATGTCTGTAATTGTGTCTAGGGCTTTACCTGATGTACGAGATGGTCTAAAACCTGTGCACAGGCGAGTATTATACGGTATGACTGAGTTGGGTTTAGCTTCCAATCGCCCATATAAAAAGTGCGCTCGCGTAGTAGGTGATGTACTGGGTAAATATCATCCCCATGGAGATAGTGCAGTGTATGAAGCAATGGTACGCATGGTACAGGACTTTTCTCTGCGTTATCCTCTGTTAGATGGGCAAGGCAACTTTGGTTCTATTGATGGTGATGGTCCTGCGGCTATGCGATATACCGAAGCAAGATTAAAACGTATAGCCGAAGAAATGCTTGCTGACATTGACAAAAATACAGTAGACTTTCAACCTAACTTTGACGATTCGCTTACTGAACCTACGGTACTTCCTGCTAAAGTACCTAATTTGCTCATCAACGGAGCATCAGGTATAGCCGTAGGAATGGCTACTAATATTCCTCCTCACAACCTGCGCGAAGTAGTACATGCTTGTATTGCTTATTTACATAATCCTAGTATTACAGTAGAGGAACTTAGTCAGTACATTAAAGCCCCTGATTTTCCAACAGGGGGAATTATATATGGCTACGAAGGCGTAAAAGAGAGTATGCTTACCGGTAAAGGGCGTATTGTCCTTCGTGCCAAAGCAGAGATTGTAGAAACAGAAAGAAAAACTCAAATTATTGTTCGTGAAATTCCGTATCAAGTTGTTAAGGCTAAGCTAATTGAACGCATTGCAGAATTGATGACAGAAAAAAAATTAGAAGGCATTAGTGATATTAGAGATGAGTCTGACCGTGAAGGCTTACGTATAGTCATTGACCTCAAACGTGATACAGATCCAAATATCGTACTTAACCATTTGTATAAAAACACACAAATGCAGCAAATATTCAGTGTCAATAACATCGCTTTGGTCAAAGGTAGACCTATGACACTGAACCTAAAAGATATGATACACTATTTTATTGAACACCGTTACGAAGTAGTTACTCGTAGAACGCAGTTTTTACTTTCTGAAGCAGAACAAAAAGCTGAGATTCTTAAAGGCTTATTAGTTGCCTTAGAGGATTTAGATGAAATTATTTCCCTTATCCGAGCTGCACAAACTCCTGAACTGGCTAAGCAAGAGCTTATTCAACGCTATCACCTTTCTGAAATACAAGCTAAAGCCATTCTAGATTTACGCTTGCAGCGATTGACCAGCATGGAAAGAGAAAAAATTCTCCAAGAATATAATGAACTACAAGAAACTATCGCATATTACAAATCTGTACTTTTAGATAAGAATGAGCAAACTAAAATTATAGAAAAAGAACTTCGTGAAATAGAAGCTAAGTTTGGAGATGATCGCCGTACTGAAATTGTCTATGCAGCTGAAGACTTGACTATTGAAGACATGGTTGCCGATGAAGAAATGATTGTTACTATTACAAAAAGTGGTTATATTAAGCGTACACCTGCATCGTTGTATCGTAGTCAAAAACGTGGCGGAGTAGGTTCCACAGGAGTTACAACAAAAGAAGAAGATTATGTAGAACACGTGTTCAGTGCCACGGCACACAATTATTTACTCTTATTTACGGAGAAAGGAAAATGTTTTTGGTTAAGAGTATTTGAAATTCCCGAAGGGGCAAAAAATGCCAGAGGAAGAGATATTAAAAATTTAATTAACATTGAGGAAGATGACCGTATTCGTGCTTATGTTAATGTCAAAACTCTTACCGATCAAGATTACATTCAAAATCATTACATCGTAATGTGTACTCAAAATGGCATCATTAAAAAAACAACTTTGGAAGCATATAGTAATCCACGTACTGTGGGAATTAACGCTATCAACATAAAAGAAGGGGACAGACTTATTGAAGCACGCTTGACAAATGGGAACCACTACATTTTACTAGGCGCAAAGATGGGTAAAGCAGTGCGATTTCATGAAAACACTGTAAGACCTATGGGCAGAACAGCAACAGGGGTTACTGCTATGCGCTTTGATGATCCTAATGACCACGTAATTGGCATGGTAACTGTTGAGAATGTCAATGCAGAGCTGATGGTAGTATCTGAAAAAGGATACGGCAAGCGATCACCTATTGAAGAATATCGCTTAACAAATAGGGGTACAAAAGGAGTTACTACTATTAAAATTACTGAAAAAACGGGCTATTTAGTTGCTATAAAAGAAGTTACAGATAATGATGACCTGATGATTATGACCAAAAACGGAATAACCATTCGTACAGCAGTAAAAGAATTGCGAACAATGGGCAGAGCTACGCAAGGAGTTCGCTTAATTCGATTGTCAGAAGATGATTCTATTGCATCTATTACTAAAATAGCCCGAGAGGAAGAGGAAACAAAATCAAATGGACTGAATGGTCAAAATAATCAAGTTAGGTAAAGGGGAATATGTTTCTACATCGTATAAGAAAGCTACCTTTGTTATTATTACTTGGACTTAGTTTTTTCTATAATGCCGCTCAAGCACAAAGGGTGTATGAAGATGAACCAGTAGATGCGAATATCTCTCGCATAAACTTTATTGAACCTACTATAACCATAGAACTGCCCAGCCCTGCACAAGCAGCTGAAATAAGTAATTCCAAAAAAGAAAACACTAAAAAGGTAACTTTACCTAAATACTCGGGTCCTTTCACTGATAGAATTCCTGATTTTGACAGTTTTCGGCTAAAAGAGCGCAGGCTTAATCAAGAAGGTAAAAATTTTAAGGGTTATAGAGTGCAGATTTATTCAGGGCTAGATAATAACCAAGCTCAAAGGATTCGGTCAGATTTTATATTAAAATTACAAGGTAGGTACAATACGTACAGTAGCTACGAACAGCCCTATTATCGTATTCGAGTAGGTGATTTCACACAGTATTGGCACGCCCGCAAGCTGCAACAAGAAATTTTGAAAGACTTTCCTAATGCCATGGTTGTCCAAGATAACATTCATTTGCCTATCAGCCGATAGTATGAAAAAGTTTTTTTATGTATTTATTTTGTTAAAAATAACAGTTTATCTCAACGATACAAACGCACAAAATAACATTGGCCAGCTTACTATCAGAGGACATTATGGTTTTGTCATGCCACATACTAATCTTATGACTCATTTTACAAATAATAGACATATAGGAATTTTAGAGATAGAGTATAATGTTCAGACTGATGGCAGTAGTGTATGGCAAGCAGCTTACAAAAAGCCTCGCATCGGTACATCTTTGTTATTTTCAGGATTAAATCATCCCGAGATTTTAGGCTATGCTATTGCTAGTTATTATCACGTAGATATTCCGATTATTCAAAGTAAAAGCACGGTGTTTTCAGGGCGTATCGGCGCAGGCTTGTCTTTTCTTACCAAACGGTTTGATCTCCAGCATAATCCAAAAAATACTGCTATTGGCAGCCATATCAACTGCACAGTAGCAGGAAACTTGAATCTGAAACAGGAGCTAAAAAAAGGTTATTACCTAGAAGGGGGAATTGCTATAATACACTTTTCTAATGCCGTATTTCGTTCTCCAAATTTGGGATTGAACTTAGTTACAGCACAAATAGGCATTACTAAAAATATTTTCAAATACAAGTGCAGTTGCGAAAAACAAAATAAGCGAACATCTTTACAGTATAAAAAAAGATGGGGTGCTGCAATAGATGCCGCCATAGCAGGAAAATCTATCTATCCAGGCGATAAAAATCTATACGCAGCTTACAACATAAGCACACAAGCACATATACGATTGAGCCACGTTAGCCGATTGAAGGCAGGAGTAGAGTTTTTTCATGACAATACACTTGTCAAAGAAATGCAAAGACAGCAAATTTTTGTAGGACAAGAATCACGTGCAGCTAAGCATATAGGAATATATTTAGGGCATGAATTATGGTTCTCTAGAATTGCTGTTTTATTTCGTTCAGGGTATTACGTATATGATAAATGGCAAAAATATAGCAAAATATATCAAAAGTATGGTATAAGGTATCAATTCTACAAATATGCTTATGTATATGTACAGGTCAAAACACATTTTGCTAGTGCTGATTATGCTCTGTGGGGTATTGGTACAAATTTTTAGCAACAAAAGTATATCTCTAAAATTCAGCTTAAATACTTAATGATGAGGTACTCTTGGCATTTCATGCATACTATTTTGATTAAACTTTCTGAATTGATAGGTGAAAGTCAGCATAATATAACGCTGTAATAAGTTTGTTTGATTATCCTCAATATATGTATCTGTAGCTGTACGGTTAATAGCGCGGTTCTGCTTTAATATATCAAAAACGGTAATTTTAAGTTCACCATTATTGTCTTTCAAAAACCTTATACCTGTGGAAGCTGTCCATAAAATAAAGTCTTGATTAAATGCTTGTGTCAAGCCGCTATTGTGCTGATGAGAAACTTCTGTCTGAAAGATATACCTCTTTTTTACCGTAGTATTGAGTTTGAACCTTGTATTTTGGTTTAGAAAACGTGTATTTAATTGCTTCTGTAAGGTGTTTTGTACCTGATTGTAAGTTGTATTGGTAGAAAAAGTAAAATCTAGATATTCGCTGATATTGCTACTTAACGTAATTCCACCGTTTAAGATAGTATTTTGAGAAAGGTTTTTTTGATAGTTAATTAAGCTTGGCGTTTGCGTAAAAGCAACAAAATAATTTATGTTGAAGTTGGTCTTAATTTTTGAAAAAGGTACACTGTAATTGCCAAAGCTGCGAATACTGAAATACTCTCCAATTTTGAAATTAGTAGGTTGTGTAATTTGCGTACCTGCGCGTAGTAGAAAATCATCAAGTATAACCGTATCATTTTTTGCAATAATGGTGCTATTACCGATATAATTATCTGTAATAGTAAAAGCGCCCCCAATAAAAAGCCCTTGTAAGGTTTGCGTGCTAGAAGTAGAATACCGTGTAAAAATATTGTGCTGAAAATCTTGTTTTAGTCTTGTATTTCCTATGGTCAATTGTGTGGGGTTAGTGTTGTTAATCACTTCTTGCAGCTCATAAATTTCGGGCACATTTGTACGCGTTCTATATACTAAGCGGTAATTCTTCTTATCTGAAATTTTATACTCAAAGATGGCATTAGGTAAAATGTTAGTAAAAGTGCGGTTAATTTTATAGACTTGTGGATATTGTTGGTTATTATTTAAAAAAGCTTGCTGATAGGCTAAACCTGCGGTAAGCTGCATCTTTTGGTTTTCAAACCGGTATGCTCCATTAAAGTTATGGCTAATGTAAGTATTATGTAATACGTTACTTAGAGTGGTATCTCTAAGCGTGTACGCACCAACAGCATAATTATAGTTATTAGTAATTTTATCTGTGTTGTTGAAGTTATGTGTATACGTATAGGTAGCTTGCAAAAAGTGATATTTAGCTACGGCTTCAGTATAAGTGATATTTCCGTTAGCATTAAGTCCCTGCCTGTC
This region of Bacteroidia bacterium genomic DNA includes:
- the gltX gene encoding glutamate--tRNA ligase, which codes for MNKKVRVRFAPSPTGGLHIGGVRTALYNYLFAKKHGGDFILRIEDTDQTRFVEGAEEYIIESLAWLGITFDEGTHVGGPHAPYRQSERKDMYRQYAEALVEKGYAYYAFDTPEELEQMRERLKAAKVASPQYNSITRNTMKNSLTLPADEVKARIANGEPYVIRLKVPRKEEIRFYDEIRGWIVVQSHQIDDKVLLKSDGMPTYHLANVVDDYLMQITHVIRGEEWLPSAPLHVLLYRYLGWEEVMPKFAHLPLILRPDGNGKLKKRESGGILTFPISWHDPTTGEDYLGYREAGFLPEAVVNFLALLGWNPGTDQEIFSMQELIQAFSLERIGKSGAKFDAEKVKWFNGVYIRNTDTQKLLPLVKQTLSDHNVSGFSDEYISRVIDLMKDRVVTIPDFYTLAMYFYQEFNQYDETMKQKQVNAENIQHWQAILPQLKNLNTWDAATIEKTIHEYANLNKVKIGKILPMLRLMITGVSFGPSVPEIMALIGKEKSIQRIEKALSLWAQAAE
- the gyrA gene encoding DNA gyrase subunit A; protein product: MENTQKLIPVTIEDEMKSAYISYAMSVIVSRALPDVRDGLKPVHRRVLYGMTELGLASNRPYKKCARVVGDVLGKYHPHGDSAVYEAMVRMVQDFSLRYPLLDGQGNFGSIDGDGPAAMRYTEARLKRIAEEMLADIDKNTVDFQPNFDDSLTEPTVLPAKVPNLLINGASGIAVGMATNIPPHNLREVVHACIAYLHNPSITVEELSQYIKAPDFPTGGIIYGYEGVKESMLTGKGRIVLRAKAEIVETERKTQIIVREIPYQVVKAKLIERIAELMTEKKLEGISDIRDESDREGLRIVIDLKRDTDPNIVLNHLYKNTQMQQIFSVNNIALVKGRPMTLNLKDMIHYFIEHRYEVVTRRTQFLLSEAEQKAEILKGLLVALEDLDEIISLIRAAQTPELAKQELIQRYHLSEIQAKAILDLRLQRLTSMEREKILQEYNELQETIAYYKSVLLDKNEQTKIIEKELREIEAKFGDDRRTEIVYAAEDLTIEDMVADEEMIVTITKSGYIKRTPASLYRSQKRGGVGSTGVTTKEEDYVEHVFSATAHNYLLLFTEKGKCFWLRVFEIPEGAKNARGRDIKNLINIEEDDRIRAYVNVKTLTDQDYIQNHYIVMCTQNGIIKKTTLEAYSNPRTVGINAINIKEGDRLIEARLTNGNHYILLGAKMGKAVRFHENTVRPMGRTATGVTAMRFDDPNDHVIGMVTVENVNAELMVVSEKGYGKRSPIEEYRLTNRGTKGVTTIKITEKTGYLVAIKEVTDNDDLMIMTKNGITIRTAVKELRTMGRATQGVRLIRLSEDDSIASITKIAREEEETKSNGLNGQNNQVR
- a CDS encoding SPOR domain-containing protein; protein product: MFLHRIRKLPLLLLLGLSFFYNAAQAQRVYEDEPVDANISRINFIEPTITIELPSPAQAAEISNSKKENTKKVTLPKYSGPFTDRIPDFDSFRLKERRLNQEGKNFKGYRVQIYSGLDNNQAQRIRSDFILKLQGRYNTYSSYEQPYYRIRVGDFTQYWHARKLQQEILKDFPNAMVVQDNIHLPISR
- a CDS encoding acyloxyacyl hydrolase, with the protein product MKKFFYVFILLKITVYLNDTNAQNNIGQLTIRGHYGFVMPHTNLMTHFTNNRHIGILEIEYNVQTDGSSVWQAAYKKPRIGTSLLFSGLNHPEILGYAIASYYHVDIPIIQSKSTVFSGRIGAGLSFLTKRFDLQHNPKNTAIGSHINCTVAGNLNLKQELKKGYYLEGGIAIIHFSNAVFRSPNLGLNLVTAQIGITKNIFKYKCSCEKQNKRTSLQYKKRWGAAIDAAIAGKSIYPGDKNLYAAYNISTQAHIRLSHVSRLKAGVEFFHDNTLVKEMQRQQIFVGQESRAAKHIGIYLGHELWFSRIAVLFRSGYYVYDKWQKYSKIYQKYGIRYQFYKYAYVYVQVKTHFASADYALWGIGTNF